A window from Pseudomonas alloputida encodes these proteins:
- a CDS encoding single-stranded DNA-binding protein: MRGINKVILVGTCGQDPEVRYLPNGNAVTNLSLATSEAWTDKQTGQKIEKTEWHRVVLFGKVAEIAGEYLRKGSQCYIEGKLKTREWEKDGIKRYSTEVHVDINGTMQLLGGRPDNQGGGQQQQQRQPQQQRQQRQQPRQQHSYNQNDNYGQQSQQSAPPDNFDDDIPFAPLHHLAGA; this comes from the coding sequence ATGAGGGGCATCAACAAAGTCATCCTGGTCGGCACCTGCGGCCAGGATCCCGAGGTCCGCTACCTGCCCAACGGCAACGCGGTCACCAACCTGAGCCTGGCCACCAGCGAGGCCTGGACTGATAAGCAGACCGGTCAGAAGATCGAGAAGACCGAGTGGCACCGGGTGGTGCTGTTCGGCAAGGTTGCAGAGATCGCTGGCGAGTATCTGCGCAAGGGATCCCAGTGCTACATCGAAGGCAAGCTCAAGACCCGGGAATGGGAAAAGGACGGCATCAAGCGGTACAGCACTGAGGTGCATGTCGACATCAACGGCACCATGCAGCTGCTGGGCGGCCGGCCTGACAACCAAGGCGGTGGCCAGCAGCAGCAACAGCGGCAGCCTCAACAGCAGCGCCAACAGCGCCAGCAGCCTCGGCAGCAGCACAGCTACAACCAGAACGACAACTACGGACAACAGAGCCAGCAGTCGGCGCCGCCGGATAACTTCGACGACGACATCCCGTTCGCCCCGCTCCACCATCTCGCAGGTGCATAG
- a CDS encoding ERF family protein, translating into MSSTIIVPEQRRQAVAAVAPVDNSIMAVISRAAADPTCDIEKMERLLAMHERMQAKTAEAAFNAGMAQMQCEIPTVFEAAVNLHTGNAYATLDDITRVVKPIMQRHGFAITFKVENQDKSISVTGILMHRDGHREQTTMTLPADIGKGRNDVQAVGSSTTYGKRYVMCALLNITTGDVRDDDAQSSDGSNTAEARAQAVTDILAQVEAAANPDELKDVWQASLKVLQASGDKAGYDTVKIAVTKRKTVLEANP; encoded by the coding sequence ATGAGCAGCACCATTATCGTGCCGGAGCAGCGCCGACAGGCAGTGGCTGCGGTAGCGCCCGTCGACAACAGCATCATGGCGGTCATCAGTCGTGCAGCCGCCGATCCAACCTGCGACATCGAGAAGATGGAGCGGCTTCTGGCCATGCATGAACGCATGCAGGCCAAGACAGCTGAGGCAGCCTTCAACGCAGGTATGGCCCAGATGCAGTGCGAGATCCCGACCGTGTTCGAAGCGGCGGTGAATCTGCACACCGGCAACGCCTACGCCACGCTCGACGACATCACCCGAGTCGTCAAGCCGATCATGCAGCGGCACGGGTTCGCGATCACCTTCAAGGTGGAGAACCAGGACAAGTCGATCAGCGTCACCGGCATCCTGATGCACCGCGACGGACACCGCGAGCAGACAACCATGACCTTGCCGGCCGACATCGGCAAAGGCCGGAACGATGTTCAAGCGGTCGGCTCGTCCACCACCTACGGCAAGCGCTACGTGATGTGCGCCTTGCTGAACATCACAACCGGCGACGTCAGGGACGACGACGCGCAATCCTCGGATGGCTCCAATACCGCAGAAGCGCGAGCCCAAGCGGTCACCGACATTCTTGCTCAGGTCGAAGCGGCTGCTAATCCCGACGAGCTCAAGGATGTCTGGCAAGCCTCGCTGAAGGTCCTGCAGGCCAGCGGCGACAAGGCAGGTTACGACACGGTGAAGATCGCCGTGACCAAACGGAAAACAGTACTGGAGGCCAACCCATGA
- a CDS encoding lambda exonuclease family protein, giving the protein MIIVNCTQGSPEWLQARAGVITASMFSTARSKVNGLTAQQKTYVEAVLAGHSEAKARDLAGYKAAPKAEVVQKALDGEKVGEPSNAALTYAFELAVERIGGAPLDGGFETWQMRRGHEMEPDARMEHELQTGLIVTQVGLVKTDDGEFGASADGFIGEDGGSEYKCFLAPDKLRAFHIDNDASDVIDQVQGCMWITGRKWWHIGMYCPLLKPVGRQLWWREFKRDDDYIEQLEQDLWEFKLLVDGFEKQLRSKAA; this is encoded by the coding sequence ATGATTATCGTCAATTGCACCCAGGGCTCACCCGAGTGGCTGCAGGCCCGCGCCGGCGTGATCACCGCCAGCATGTTCAGCACTGCTCGCTCCAAAGTGAACGGGCTGACCGCGCAGCAGAAAACTTACGTCGAGGCAGTTCTTGCGGGCCACAGCGAAGCCAAGGCGCGTGACTTGGCCGGCTACAAGGCTGCACCGAAAGCAGAGGTAGTCCAGAAGGCACTTGATGGGGAAAAAGTCGGCGAGCCGTCAAATGCCGCGCTCACCTACGCCTTCGAGCTTGCCGTCGAGCGCATCGGCGGCGCTCCGCTCGACGGGGGATTCGAGACTTGGCAGATGCGTCGAGGGCACGAGATGGAGCCCGACGCACGGATGGAGCACGAGCTTCAAACAGGCCTGATCGTTACGCAGGTCGGTCTGGTCAAGACCGATGATGGAGAGTTCGGCGCCAGCGCGGACGGATTCATCGGTGAGGACGGTGGCAGCGAGTACAAGTGCTTCCTGGCGCCGGACAAGCTACGCGCCTTCCACATCGACAACGACGCGAGTGATGTCATCGACCAGGTGCAGGGCTGCATGTGGATCACCGGCCGGAAGTGGTGGCACATCGGGATGTACTGCCCCCTCCTCAAGCCCGTTGGGCGCCAGCTCTGGTGGCGTGAGTTCAAGCGCGATGACGACTACATCGAGCAGCTTGAGCAGGACCTGTGGGAGTTCAAGCTGTTGGTAGATGGCTTTGAAAAGCAGCTTAGGAGCAAAGCAGCATGA
- a CDS encoding DUF7740 domain-containing protein, with translation MQKAPSGVVTLPAWMNRPVKKLYNTRSGGQYRPDDVAMAFALSLRFHDSADHLRRLARRLVDKVCLEHQPNMKRLAREPDDAKVFDAALKIINRVCDLMEYAPGTSFVRNGGDDGSDAAAA, from the coding sequence ATGCAGAAAGCACCCTCTGGAGTCGTAACCCTGCCGGCCTGGATGAATCGGCCGGTCAAGAAACTGTACAACACCCGCAGCGGCGGCCAGTACCGGCCTGATGATGTGGCCATGGCTTTCGCGCTGAGCCTGCGCTTCCACGACAGCGCCGACCACCTGCGCAGGCTGGCCCGGCGCCTGGTGGACAAAGTGTGCCTGGAGCATCAGCCCAACATGAAGCGCCTGGCCCGCGAGCCGGACGACGCCAAGGTGTTCGACGCGGCGCTCAAGATCATCAACCGGGTGTGCGACCTGATGGAGTACGCCCCTGGCACCAGTTTTGTGCGCAATGGAGGCGATGATGGCTCTGACGCAGCAGCAGCGTGA